From Paenibacillus sp. PL2-23:
ATATCCCATTAATTGATTTGAGAGCGCAGTATAAGGAGCTCAAGAAGGAGATTGACGCCGCCATGCGGCGCGTTCTGGACAGCGGCGTCTATATCGGTGGACCAGAGGTGGAGCTTCTGGAGAAGGAAATTGCGGCGCTGACGGGAGCGAGATTCGCGATATCCGTAGCGAATGGCACGGACGCGCTGACGCTTGCGCTGGAGGCGGCGGGCATAGGCGCCGGCGACGAGGTCATTACGACTGCGTTCACTTTTTTTGCTACGGCGGAAGCGATTGTCAGGGTAGGAGCGATTCCGGTGTACGCCGATATTGATACGGCTACCTTCAATCTGAATCCGGACGATGTGGAGGCGAAGGTTACGCCGCGGACCAAAGCGCTGCTTCCCGTTCATATATTCGGGCAGCCTGCCGATATGGACGCTCTGCAAAGCATTGCGGAGCGCCACAATCTGCTCATTATTGAAGACGCCTGCCAGGCGATCGGCGCAGCGTTCAAGGGACGGCCAGTGGGCGCAATCGGAGACATCGGCTGTATCTCCTTCTTCCCGACCAAAAATTTGGGCGGCTACGGCGATGGGGGCATCGTCGTCACCAACAATGAAGCGATTGCCGATCGTATTCGTCTGCTCTGCCATCATGGAAGCAGGAGAAAATATTTCCATGAGGAGGTTGGCTATAACAGCCGTCTTGATCCGCTGCAAGCGGCCGCGCTCCGCGTGAAGCTGGGCAAGCTTCATGAATGGAACGAGCGGAGGCGCGAGGCTGCGGCCTATTACCGCCAGGGACTGGATGGTCTGCCGCTGGAGCTGCCTGCCGATCCGCACGACAGCCGGCATGTGTATCATCTGTTTGTCGCGCTGACCAAGGATCGAGACCGGCTGGCGGTACAGCTCAAGCGCCATGGCATCTCGACGGGACACTATTATCCATGTCCGCTTCACCTGCAGCAGGCCATGCGAGCCTTCGGGATGAAGCGTGGAGATCTTCCCGTTACGGAGAGGATATGCGACCTTTCCTTTGCGCTGCCGATGTCGCCCCATCTGACCCGTGAGCAGCAGGACTACATTGCAGATAAGCTGAGAAGATACGCAAGGAGGTAAGGGAGCATGGGACAGCAGGCAGTAATAGGGCTTCACGCCGTTATCGGCCAAGGCGTTATTATTGGCGAAGGCGCGGTTATTGGCCATCATGCGGTTATCCATGACGGCACCCTCATCGGCAGCGGCGCGGTCATTCACGATCATGCCGTCATCGGCAAGCTGCCGATGAGGGCCGCCAACTCCGCGACGACAACCGTTGGCGAGGCATTGGCGCCCTCGATCATCGGAGAAGGCTGCACGATCGGAACGGGAGCGGTCATATACAGGGGGGCGGAGCTGGCGCCGCATGTATTCGTCGCCGATCTGGCTACTGTTCGCGAGAGGGTATTCATCGGCAGGAAGACGATTATTGGCCGGGGTGCCGCTATCGAGAACGACTGCCGGATCGGCTCCAATTGCAAGCTGGAGACGAACAGCTATATTTGCGCATACTCGGAGCTGGAGGATCATGTATTTGTGGCGCCATGCGCAGCAACGACCAATGACAATTATCTCGCCCGCTCAAGCGCCCGCTTCGGACAATTCAAGGGCGTGACGATCAAGAGGGGCGGCCGCGTCGGAGCGAATGCCACTATTCTGCCGGGCAGAACGATCTACGAGGACGGCGTTGCGGCCGCCGGAAGCGTCGTGACGAAGGACATTCCTGCCAGGACGATTGTGGCCGGCAATCCCGCTCGCAAGCTGCGGGACGTGCCGCCGGAGCAATGGCTGGATAACCAGTAAGCGGAGACGGGAGGAGAACTTATTTGTCCATGCAGCAGCAGCCGAAACAACTGAATGTTCTGATGCTCGCCAAGCGATTTGCGGATGCCATGCCGAAGCATCAGCATAAATTCGATATGCTGGAGGCGATTGGCGAGGCGGCCAAGGTCCACTATTGGACCAAGGACGGGGATATCCTTGATATTTTGTCCCGCCTCGACTTTAAGCCGGACGTGATTTTCCATTACGACTTCGAGTGGAGGAACGCCTTCGCCCCCCGCATACGCAATCTGGATCGCGTAGATATCCTGAAGGCCTGCTATGTGCTTGATATCCATTACAATCCCAAGGAGAGACGGGAGTACTTCGACCGCGCCGCCAAGCCCGACATCATCTTCTCCGCGAGCAAATATCCGTTCCTGAACGCGTTCCCCGAATGCGCCTCGCGCTTCGAGTGGCTGCCCTTCGGCATTAACAAGGAGCTGATCAAGGATTACGGTCTGCCGAAGGACATCCGCTTCTCCCTAATGGGGCTGCTGGAGGACAAATACCCCTTCAGGCGGGCGGTCGCGTCCCGTATGCGGGGCGTGGAAGGCTTCGTCCAATTCCAGCATCCCGGCCATCGGACGGCGGATCGGCCCGGCTTGTTCGTCAAGGAGGCTTATGCAAGAGCGATCAACCGGTCGATGATCTCGTTCACCTGCGGGAGCACCCTGCGCATACCGGTCGCGAAGTTCTTGGAAATTCCGGGCTGCCGCGCTCTGATGCTGGCTGAACCTAACCGGGATGTGGAGGAGCTGGGCTTCCGGGACGGGGAGCACTTTGTCGCTTGCGACAGCGGGAATATAAGCAGCAAGGCATTGTATTACGCGGCAGCGGACGAGGAGAGAGAACGGCTGACGGAAGCGGGCTTCAGATGGGTTCACGAGGCGCATACCAACGAGGTTCGAGCCCGGCAGTTTGTGGACGCCATCAGGGCGAAATTATAGGTCGCCTGCCGGCAGGCGCAGCCTGACGCGATATGTGCCGGGGGT
This genomic window contains:
- a CDS encoding DapH/DapD/GlmU-related protein; the protein is MGQQAVIGLHAVIGQGVIIGEGAVIGHHAVIHDGTLIGSGAVIHDHAVIGKLPMRAANSATTTVGEALAPSIIGEGCTIGTGAVIYRGAELAPHVFVADLATVRERVFIGRKTIIGRGAAIENDCRIGSNCKLETNSYICAYSELEDHVFVAPCAATTNDNYLARSSARFGQFKGVTIKRGGRVGANATILPGRTIYEDGVAAAGSVVTKDIPARTIVAGNPARKLRDVPPEQWLDNQ
- a CDS encoding DegT/DnrJ/EryC1/StrS family aminotransferase — its product is MDGVKALNIPLIDLRAQYKELKKEIDAAMRRVLDSGVYIGGPEVELLEKEIAALTGARFAISVANGTDALTLALEAAGIGAGDEVITTAFTFFATAEAIVRVGAIPVYADIDTATFNLNPDDVEAKVTPRTKALLPVHIFGQPADMDALQSIAERHNLLIIEDACQAIGAAFKGRPVGAIGDIGCISFFPTKNLGGYGDGGIVVTNNEAIADRIRLLCHHGSRRKYFHEEVGYNSRLDPLQAAALRVKLGKLHEWNERRREAAAYYRQGLDGLPLELPADPHDSRHVYHLFVALTKDRDRLAVQLKRHGISTGHYYPCPLHLQQAMRAFGMKRGDLPVTERICDLSFALPMSPHLTREQQDYIADKLRRYARR
- a CDS encoding glycosyltransferase; amino-acid sequence: MQQQPKQLNVLMLAKRFADAMPKHQHKFDMLEAIGEAAKVHYWTKDGDILDILSRLDFKPDVIFHYDFEWRNAFAPRIRNLDRVDILKACYVLDIHYNPKERREYFDRAAKPDIIFSASKYPFLNAFPECASRFEWLPFGINKELIKDYGLPKDIRFSLMGLLEDKYPFRRAVASRMRGVEGFVQFQHPGHRTADRPGLFVKEAYARAINRSMISFTCGSTLRIPVAKFLEIPGCRALMLAEPNRDVEELGFRDGEHFVACDSGNISSKALYYAAADEERERLTEAGFRWVHEAHTNEVRARQFVDAIRAKL